In the Verrucomicrobiota bacterium genome, GGCAAGAGGACGCAGGCGAGACTAGAGAGCAAAAAATGGCGCCCTACCAAGTCAATCGTGCGCTGGTCGAGGCGACTGGGAAAGTGCCTTTGGTGCTACACTGTTTGCCGGCTTATCGCGGCAAGGAAATCGATGAGGAAACGCTGGAGGCCAACGCTACTGAGATTTTTGACCAAGCGGAGAATCGGCTCCATGCCCAGAAAGCCATTCTTCTTCGCTTGGCGGAGGCTTAAAGAAGAGGCTGACCGTCTCATACCAAGCTCCAGAATTCACTGGAAGAATGGAGGGAAGGTGTCGTGGGGAAGAGGTGCTGAAGCGCGGGGAAGGAAGAGCCGGAGTCTTTCGAGCCAGCCCTGCGTTGCTCCTCGGTTACGGTGCCGGCACCGAGGCCTCGTCGCGCCTTGGTCTGGCCCGAAATCCACTCGGCCATTCTACCAGCCAATTCTGCGGCTTGGTATCAGACCTGGATGTTTTTGAGCCAGGACTTGTTCTCGAGATACCACTGGACGGTCTGAGCCATGCCCTCTGCAAAATCGATTGTGGGGGACCAATCAAGAAGGCGCTTTGCTTTGGAAATGTCGGCCCAGGTTTCCCGCATGTCGGCGGCGTGGAAGGGTTGTTCATCGATGACAGCCTTTTTCCCTAGAAGCTTCTCAAAGGTTTCAATCATCTGGCGGATGGTGATGGGATTGTTCCCGCCCCCGAGATTGATAATCTCATAGCCGAGCGGTTTCATGGCCGCCACCGTTCCTTGGGCGATATCGTCGACGTGGGTGAAATCGCGGGCTTGGGAGCCATCACCATAGAGTGTAATGGGCGTCCCTTCGTCAATCCATTTGATGAATCGCAAGGGACTCATGTCGGGCCGTCCAGCGGGTCCATAGACAGTGAAATACCGAAGGACACTCACGTCGATTCCATAAAGCTTGTGCCAGGTGAAGGCTTGGACCTCCGCTGCTTTCTTCGAGGCGGCGTAGGGTGAGATCGGCTCATTCACGGGCAGGTCTTCGCGAAAAGGCATCGCTTGGCCGGCGTAGAGAGAAGAGGTCGAGGCCAGCACATATTTTTTGACCCCATGACGACGCATGGCTTCCAAGAGATGGAGCCCTCCCAAGACGTTTGTGGTGTAGTAAACCAGTGGGTTCTCCATGCTGTAGCGAACGCCGGCTCGAGCGGCGAGATTGAAGACTCCATCGAAGGAAAACTCTTCGAGCAGGGAATCGATGGCGGGGGCGCTTTCGATATCGAGAGAGCGAAACTCGAAACCCTCCTCTTTGCCAGCCACCTCCTTCAGTCGGGCCAGGCGCCAGTCTTTGATTCGGGTGTCGTAGTAATCGTTGCAGTTGTCCAGACCGACGACGCCATGGCCGGCAGCCACGAGTCGTTCGCTGACCTTGCTGCCAACAAATCCGGCCACGCCGGTCACGAGGAAGCGTTTCAAGAATTGAGTTTTTGGTTTTCTTGGATGAGCTGGAAAGAGGCCTTTTCTCCGATCTCGTCAATGGATTGTTGCACGACTCTCTCGCGTTCTAGGTGACTTTTGGGGAGTCTTGGCAGGCCATAGAAGATCTTTCGATGGTAAAGGAGGAGTGCCATCTCATCAGGAGCGAAGGGCCTTTTGGCGAGCTCTCGCCCGCTCTCAAAAAGATAGCGGTGAATGATTTCCGGATAGATCATCGGCCCGGCTGCATCTTTGCCTCCCAGGAGCGCGGTTGCGATGGGCAATGTGAAGTAGAGAACAATCAAGACCGCGGTCGCGGAGAGGAGGGAAATCCAGACCAGATTGCTGGTCTGGGTGCTGGCGATTTCTGTCGCTTGCCAGCTACCTTCGGCTGTTTCTTGCTCCTCGAGAATTCCGGGCAAGGTATAGGGTTCGATTTCTTGGGAGGAGAAGTCCGGATTTTGGAATTCCCGCATCACAAAATCTCCTTTGGCTTCGGTTTCCCCGTCCTCTTGCAAGGTGCGCAAGGTAAAGGTCTCCTCCTGCTTCTGCTGGGAAGCGAGGATGCGCTCGACAAAAGTGGGTTTCTCGCTGCTTTCACTGTTGGACTCGTCACCCAAAAGAAGACTTTGAATGACTTTCGTTTCCTGCGGCAAAAGCTCTTCCCAAGGCATTTCATCCAAAAAGACCGCCGCCCTCTCTTGCTTTCCATTGAGTGAAAGACTGGCCCCGTAGGCCACTGATTCGGATGGGGGAAGGGAGGTCCAATCGACGTTGACTTCATCGAAGAGCGAGAGGGCCTCGGAGGACTCGCCCAGCATTAAGAGAATTATGGCGAGGGAGGAGCGAAAATTGAGGATCTCAGGCTTGAGATCGACCAATTCTTGGAGCGCTTCTTTGCAATTTTCCAACTCCAGATCGCGGTGCAGCGCTGACAAATAGAAGTAGTTATTAAGAAGCTGAAGGTTGGTGGGCTCATACCGCAAGAGCTGGCGATTGGCCCGCATCAGCTCAAGACTGCGACCTTCCTGCGCTAGGATCGTGAAAAGGGGTTGGAGATCATTGGAGAGAGGAATCTTGCCGATTCCTAGACGAAGCGCCCCCATGAGGGCCTCCGAATAGACGCGGGAGTTTCCCACGGTTCTGGCTCTCGCGGCGATTTCCAGATAGTGATTTTCGGAACCATCCAAAGACGCTTCCCGCAGAGCCTGCTCCCAAGCGGCGGTTTCGGCGGCCTGGTTGCTCATCGTGCCCTTCAGCACCGCCTCCAAGCTCCGTAACTTCACCACTGAGATTCCTGAGGGTGGCTCTTGCATGGCGGCTTCGAGTGCTTCCAGTTGCCCGAGGGCTGCCAACGATTGATTCCTTAGATCAAAAAGCTCGAGGCTTTGGCTAGCGTCTTCCTCTGAGATCAGCTCCAGAATCTCGGAGTGCTCCCCAAACGTCCCGAGCCAGGTGGCGAGGTCTTTTGGGCTCTCCTCTCGAAATTCGGCAATGGCTTCCGCAAGGAGCGTCTCGGGCCTGACCGCTTGCTGGCGTAGCTGCTGGTGCCGCGCGATGAGTCGGTCGAGGGTCGTCGCTTCTTGTCTCTCGGCAATCCAAGCTTCGAGATCCGGAAGCACCTCCAAGTCCAAGAGAGGAATGGGGATTTGCCCTAGGAGACGAAATGCCTTCATCGCCACCTCCCCTTGCTCAGCGAGCAGGGCCGAGATCCAGCCTTGCGCTTCCCGCACCTCTCCGGCGCCGCCTTCTGTCAGGAGGATTTCGGCGAGGCGAAGGCGAAGTCTCGGTTCCTGAGAAAGGGTCAATTGCTGGTCGAGGAGCACGTCTTTCGCCTCCCCCCAGCGTCCGCGATCTTTCAGGTATTGCGCTTTTTCCAGTAAGATCGGGGGAGACTGCGCCTCTTGCGGATCCAGAGACTCGACCGCCCTCAGAAAAAAGACGGCAGCGGCATGCTTTCGAATCATGGGAAGCGACTCAGCCCGGTCGAGCGCAGTCGCCTCTGGATGGAAAAACAAGGCTTGGGCAAAGCGAGGATCCTTAGGGCGCTCCATCCCCTCGGCGGCTTGCTGGAGA is a window encoding:
- a CDS encoding GDP-mannose 4,6-dehydratase, coding for MKRFLVTGVAGFVGSKVSERLVAAGHGVVGLDNCNDYYDTRIKDWRLARLKEVAGKEEGFEFRSLDIESAPAIDSLLEEFSFDGVFNLAARAGVRYSMENPLVYYTTNVLGGLHLLEAMRRHGVKKYVLASTSSLYAGQAMPFREDLPVNEPISPYAASKKAAEVQAFTWHKLYGIDVSVLRYFTVYGPAGRPDMSPLRFIKWIDEGTPITLYGDGSQARDFTHVDDIAQGTVAAMKPLGYEIINLGGGNNPITIRQMIETFEKLLGKKAVIDEQPFHAADMRETWADISKAKRLLDWSPTIDFAEGMAQTVQWYLENKSWLKNIQV